In Paraburkholderia bryophila, a single genomic region encodes these proteins:
- a CDS encoding carbonic anhydrase, with protein sequence MNRPKRLLVANVAWAHETAVRNPAFFRDLVRGQNPHVLWIGCSDSRVPAETITHCEPGDLFVHRNIANLFQPDDDNSASVLEYAVKVLKVGHVIVCGHYGCGGVRAALLPPEPSLPHVDRRIAPLCALAGAHRDELDGRATERERIDRLAELNVLDQVRRLRAHPIVQEAGPAPLVHGWIFALEDGRIKVLTSGYEADDAMTCATAAHSAA encoded by the coding sequence ATGAACCGTCCCAAACGCCTGCTGGTCGCCAACGTCGCGTGGGCGCATGAAACCGCCGTGCGCAACCCCGCGTTTTTTCGTGATCTGGTCCGCGGGCAAAACCCGCACGTGCTGTGGATCGGCTGCTCGGACAGCCGCGTGCCCGCCGAAACCATCACACATTGCGAGCCCGGCGACCTGTTCGTCCATCGCAACATCGCCAACCTGTTTCAGCCGGACGACGACAACTCCGCGAGCGTCCTCGAATACGCGGTGAAGGTGCTGAAGGTGGGGCACGTGATCGTTTGCGGTCACTACGGCTGCGGCGGCGTGCGCGCCGCGCTGCTGCCGCCCGAGCCGAGCCTGCCGCATGTGGACCGCCGGATCGCGCCGTTGTGCGCGCTGGCGGGCGCGCATCGCGACGAACTCGACGGCCGCGCGACCGAGCGTGAACGCATCGACCGGCTCGCCGAACTCAACGTGCTGGACCAGGTACGCCGCTTACGCGCGCATCCGATCGTGCAGGAAGCCGGACCGGCGCCGCTCGTCCACGGCTGGATCTTCGCGCTCGAAGACGGTCGTATCAAGGTGCTCACGTCCGGTTACGAAGCCGACGACGCGATGACCTGCGCGACCGCTGCGCATAGCGCGGCTTAA
- a CDS encoding NADH-quinone oxidoreductase subunit D, with protein sequence MAEIKNYTLNFGPQHPAAHGVLRLVLELDGEVIQRADPHIGLLHRATEKLAETKTFIQSVPYMDRLDYVSMMVNEHGYVMAIEKLLGIDVPIRAKYIRVLFDEVTRVLNHLMWIGAHALDVGAMAVFLYAFREREDLMDVYEAVSGARMHAAYYRPGGVYRDLPEAMPQYKASKIRNAKALSKMNENRQGSLLDFIDDFFTRFPKCVDEYETLLTDNRIWKQRLVGIGVVTPERALNLGMTGAMLRGSGIEWDLRKKQPYEVYDKLDFDIPVGVNGDCYDRYLVRVEEMRQSTRIVKQCIEWLRKNPGPVMVDNHKVAPPSRVGMKSNMEELIHHFKLFTEGFHVPEGEAYAAVEHPKGEFGIYLISDGANKPYRLKIRAPGYAHLSTLDEMARGHMIADAVTIIGTQDIVFGEVDR encoded by the coding sequence ATGGCAGAGATCAAAAACTACACGCTCAACTTCGGCCCACAGCATCCGGCAGCGCACGGTGTGCTGCGCCTCGTGCTCGAGCTCGACGGCGAAGTCATCCAGCGCGCCGATCCGCACATCGGTCTGCTTCATCGCGCGACTGAAAAGCTCGCGGAAACCAAAACCTTCATCCAGTCCGTGCCGTACATGGACCGTCTCGATTACGTGTCGATGATGGTCAACGAGCACGGCTACGTGATGGCGATCGAAAAGTTGCTCGGCATCGACGTGCCGATCCGCGCGAAATACATCCGCGTGCTGTTCGACGAAGTGACGCGCGTGCTGAACCACCTGATGTGGATCGGCGCCCACGCACTCGACGTCGGCGCGATGGCGGTGTTTCTGTATGCGTTCCGCGAGCGCGAAGATCTGATGGACGTGTACGAAGCGGTGTCCGGCGCACGCATGCACGCGGCGTACTACCGTCCGGGCGGCGTGTATCGCGATCTGCCGGAAGCCATGCCGCAGTACAAGGCCTCGAAGATTCGCAATGCGAAGGCCTTGTCGAAGATGAACGAGAACCGCCAGGGTTCGCTGCTCGACTTCATCGACGATTTCTTTACGCGTTTTCCGAAGTGCGTCGACGAGTACGAAACACTGCTCACCGACAACCGGATCTGGAAGCAGCGTCTGGTCGGTATCGGCGTGGTCACTCCGGAACGTGCGTTGAACCTCGGTATGACCGGCGCGATGTTGCGCGGCTCGGGTATCGAGTGGGACCTGCGCAAGAAGCAACCGTACGAAGTCTACGACAAGCTCGATTTCGACATTCCGGTCGGCGTTAATGGCGACTGTTATGACCGATATCTGGTTCGCGTCGAAGAAATGCGCCAATCCACGCGGATTGTGAAACAGTGCATTGAGTGGCTGCGCAAGAATCCGGGTCCGGTGATGGTCGACAATCACAAGGTTGCGCCGCCGTCGCGTGTCGGCATGAAGTCGAACATGGAAGAGCTGATTCACCACTTCAAGCTCTTCACGGAAGGCTTCCATGTGCCGGAAGGCGAGGCGTACGCCGCAGTCGAGCATCCTAAGGGCGAGTTCGGTATCTACCTGATCTCGGACGGCGCGAACAAGCCGTATCGCCTGAAGATTCGCGCGCCGGGTTATGCGCACCTGTCCACGCTCGATGAAATGGCACGCGGTCACATGATCGCCGACGCCGTGACGATCATCGGTACGCAGGACATCGTGTTCGGCGAAGTAGATCGCTAG
- the pnp gene encoding polyribonucleotide nucleotidyltransferase, with translation MTMFNKIVKEFKWGQHNVRLETGEVARQASGAVIVDIEDTVILATVVGAKTAKPGQDFFPLTVDYLEKTYAAGKIPGGFFRREGRPSEGETLTSRLIDRPLRPLFPEGFYNEVQVVIHVLSLNPEIPADIPALIGASAALAISGLPFNGPVGAARVAYINNEYVLNPTRPQMKESALDLIVAGTERAVLMVESEAQQLSEEIMLGGVVFGHDQMQIAIDAIHELVREGGKPEWDWKPAAKNEPLIARVAELAQADLLAAYQLRDKQARSTKLKEVYAATSAKLEQDAAASGTVAADKATVGNVLFDIEAKIVRTQILNGEPRIDGRDTRTVRPIEIRTGVLPRTHGSALFTRGETQALVVATLGTKGDEQNIDALEGEYRERFMLHYNMPPFATGETGRVGSPKRREIGHGRLAKRALAACLPSADEFGYSIRVVSEITESNGSSSMASVCGGCLALMDAGVPMKAHVAGIAMGLILEDNKFAVLTDILGDEDHLGDMDFKVAGTEQGVTALQMDIKIQGITKEIMQVALAQAKEGRMHILSKMTSAVSGANTVLSDYAPRMITIKINPEKIRDVIGKGGSVIRALTEETGTTIDISDDGVVTIASTSSEGMAEAKKRIENITLEVEVGQVYEGTVLKLLDFGAIVNILPGKDGLLHISEIANERIKDINDYLKDGQQVKVKVIQTDEKGRVRLSAKALLNDAPQGEPTPE, from the coding sequence ATGACTATGTTCAATAAGATCGTCAAAGAATTTAAGTGGGGCCAACATAACGTTCGCCTCGAAACGGGCGAAGTCGCTCGTCAGGCGAGCGGTGCGGTGATCGTCGATATCGAAGACACCGTCATCCTGGCAACCGTGGTCGGCGCCAAGACCGCGAAGCCGGGTCAGGACTTTTTCCCGCTGACCGTCGACTACCTCGAAAAAACCTACGCCGCCGGTAAGATCCCGGGCGGCTTCTTCCGCCGCGAAGGCCGTCCGTCGGAAGGCGAAACGCTGACCTCGCGCCTGATCGACCGACCGCTGCGTCCGCTGTTCCCGGAAGGCTTCTACAACGAAGTCCAGGTCGTGATCCACGTCCTGTCGCTGAACCCCGAAATCCCCGCTGACATTCCCGCGCTGATCGGCGCGTCGGCGGCGCTCGCCATTTCCGGTCTGCCGTTCAACGGCCCGGTCGGCGCAGCACGCGTGGCCTATATCAACAACGAATACGTGTTGAACCCGACGCGTCCGCAAATGAAGGAATCGGCGCTCGACCTGATCGTCGCCGGTACGGAACGCGCGGTGCTGATGGTGGAATCGGAAGCGCAGCAACTGAGCGAAGAAATCATGCTCGGCGGTGTCGTGTTCGGTCACGACCAGATGCAGATCGCGATCGACGCGATCCATGAGCTGGTCCGCGAAGGCGGCAAGCCGGAATGGGACTGGAAGCCGGCCGCGAAAAACGAACCGCTGATCGCACGCGTGGCGGAACTGGCGCAAGCCGACTTGCTCGCTGCTTACCAGCTCCGCGACAAGCAGGCACGTTCGACCAAGCTGAAGGAAGTCTACGCAGCGACGTCGGCGAAGCTGGAGCAAGACGCAGCGGCAAGCGGCACGGTAGCGGCAGACAAGGCCACCGTCGGCAATGTGCTGTTCGACATCGAAGCGAAGATCGTCCGTACGCAGATCCTGAACGGCGAGCCGCGTATCGACGGCCGCGACACGCGCACCGTGCGCCCGATCGAAATCCGTACCGGCGTGCTGCCGCGTACGCACGGTTCGGCACTGTTCACGCGCGGCGAAACGCAAGCACTGGTGGTCGCAACGCTCGGCACCAAGGGCGACGAGCAGAACATCGACGCGCTCGAAGGCGAGTACCGCGAGCGCTTCATGCTCCACTACAACATGCCTCCGTTCGCGACCGGCGAAACGGGTCGCGTCGGTTCGCCGAAGCGCCGTGAAATCGGTCACGGCCGTCTGGCCAAGCGCGCGCTGGCGGCCTGCCTGCCGAGCGCCGACGAGTTCGGCTACTCGATTCGCGTGGTGTCGGAAATCACCGAATCGAACGGTTCGTCGTCGATGGCTTCGGTGTGCGGCGGCTGCCTCGCACTGATGGACGCCGGCGTGCCGATGAAGGCGCACGTCGCCGGCATCGCGATGGGCCTGATCCTCGAAGACAACAAGTTTGCCGTGCTGACCGACATCCTCGGCGACGAAGATCACCTCGGCGACATGGACTTCAAGGTGGCGGGTACGGAACAAGGCGTGACCGCGCTGCAGATGGACATCAAGATCCAGGGCATCACCAAGGAAATCATGCAGGTCGCTCTCGCGCAAGCGAAGGAAGGCCGCATGCATATCCTGAGCAAGATGACCTCGGCGGTGTCGGGCGCGAACACGGTGCTGTCGGACTACGCACCGCGCATGATCACCATCAAGATCAACCCGGAAAAGATCCGCGACGTGATCGGCAAGGGTGGTTCGGTGATCCGCGCGCTGACCGAAGAAACCGGCACGACGATCGATATTTCGGACGACGGCGTCGTCACCATCGCCAGCACGAGCAGCGAAGGGATGGCCGAAGCGAAGAAGCGTATCGAGAACATCACGCTGGAAGTCGAAGTGGGCCAGGTGTACGAAGGCACCGTGCTCAAGCTGCTCGATTTCGGCGCGATCGTGAACATCCTGCCGGGCAAGGATGGTCTGCTGCACATCTCCGAAATCGCCAACGAGCGTATCAAGGACATCAACGACTACCTGAAGGACGGCCAGCAAGTGAAGGTCAAGGTCATCCAGACGGACGAAAAGGGCCGCGTGCGCTTGTCGGCCAAGGCGTTGCTGAACGACGCGCCGCAAGGCGAGCCGACGCCGGAGTAA
- the tpiA gene encoding triose-phosphate isomerase — protein MSKQRAKLVVGNWKMHGRLAENAALLQAVAQGASALPGDLRVGVCVPSPYLAQAQSLLAGSRIVWGVQDVSAFTHGAYTGEVAAPMVVDFGASLAIVGHSERRAYHRESAELVAVKTQRVLEAGLTPIVCVGETLEEREAGATEQVVGTQLDEVLAKLSVQDAARIVVAYEPVWAIGAGKSATSEQAQAVHAFLRSRLAAKGAEVADVPLLYGGSVKPENAEELFRQPDIDGGLIGGASLKDQDFLAICKAAAAVVGVAG, from the coding sequence ATGTCGAAACAACGAGCCAAGCTGGTAGTCGGTAACTGGAAAATGCACGGGCGCCTCGCTGAAAATGCGGCCCTGTTGCAGGCCGTGGCGCAAGGCGCGAGCGCCTTGCCTGGCGACCTGCGAGTCGGTGTCTGTGTGCCGAGCCCGTATCTCGCGCAGGCTCAGTCGTTACTGGCGGGCAGCCGGATCGTGTGGGGCGTGCAGGACGTCTCCGCGTTCACGCATGGCGCCTATACCGGCGAAGTGGCCGCGCCGATGGTGGTGGATTTCGGCGCTTCGCTCGCGATCGTCGGACACTCGGAACGCCGTGCATATCATCGCGAAAGCGCCGAGCTGGTCGCGGTGAAAACGCAGCGTGTGCTGGAGGCGGGGTTGACGCCGATCGTCTGTGTCGGCGAAACCCTCGAAGAGCGCGAAGCCGGTGCGACCGAGCAGGTAGTCGGCACGCAACTGGACGAAGTGCTGGCGAAGCTGTCGGTGCAAGACGCGGCGCGTATTGTCGTCGCGTATGAGCCGGTCTGGGCGATCGGCGCCGGCAAGAGCGCGACGTCGGAGCAGGCGCAGGCGGTCCACGCGTTCCTGCGTTCGCGTCTGGCGGCTAAGGGCGCGGAAGTGGCGGATGTGCCGCTGTTGTACGGCGGCAGTGTGAAGCCGGAAAACGCGGAAGAATTGTTCCGTCAACCGGATATCGACGGTGGCCTGATTGGCGGCGCGTCGTTGAAAGACCAGGATTTTCTGGCGATCTGCAAGGCGGCTGCGGCTGTAGTGGGCGTCGCTGGCTAA
- a CDS encoding NAD(P)H-quinone oxidoreductase — protein MKAIEITEFGAPDVLKLAERPMPQPKAGEVLIKVAASGINRPDVFQRKGGYAPPPGASDLPGLEVAGEIVGGTIDEKNNPFGLKIGDRVCALLAGGGYAEYAAAPLLQCLPVPRGLSDVEAASLPETFFTVWSNVFDRAQLGKGEGAPNETLLVQGGSSGIGVTAIQIAHALGFRVFATAGSDEKCRACEALGAERAINYKTEDFVEVIKSLTNDRGVDVVLDMVAGSYVPRELTALAEGGRIVLIALLGGAKAELNLNDVLRRRLTVTGSTLRPRPIEFKAKIAAQLKERVWPHLEDGRIKPVVHRVFPAAQAAEAHTLMESSTHVGKIVLSWGQDA, from the coding sequence ATGAAAGCGATCGAAATCACCGAATTCGGTGCGCCGGATGTCCTCAAGCTCGCCGAGCGGCCCATGCCGCAGCCGAAAGCGGGCGAGGTGCTGATCAAGGTGGCGGCTTCCGGCATCAACCGTCCGGACGTGTTTCAGCGCAAGGGCGGCTATGCGCCGCCGCCGGGCGCGTCGGATCTGCCGGGGCTGGAGGTCGCGGGCGAGATTGTCGGCGGCACGATCGACGAGAAGAACAATCCGTTCGGTCTGAAGATCGGCGATCGCGTCTGCGCGTTGCTGGCCGGCGGCGGCTACGCGGAATACGCGGCCGCGCCGCTACTGCAGTGCTTGCCGGTGCCGCGGGGTTTGTCGGATGTCGAAGCGGCTTCGCTGCCGGAGACTTTCTTCACGGTCTGGAGCAATGTGTTCGACCGTGCGCAACTCGGCAAGGGCGAAGGCGCGCCGAACGAGACGCTGCTGGTGCAAGGCGGTTCGAGCGGCATCGGCGTGACGGCGATCCAGATTGCGCATGCGCTGGGTTTTCGTGTGTTCGCCACCGCCGGCTCGGACGAAAAGTGCCGTGCGTGTGAGGCGTTGGGCGCCGAGCGGGCGATCAACTACAAAACCGAGGATTTCGTCGAAGTCATCAAGTCGCTTACCAACGACCGTGGCGTCGACGTGGTGCTCGACATGGTGGCGGGCAGCTACGTGCCGCGTGAGCTCACCGCGCTGGCCGAAGGCGGCCGGATCGTGCTGATCGCGTTGCTGGGCGGCGCGAAAGCGGAGCTGAATCTGAACGACGTGCTGCGCCGCCGGCTGACGGTGACGGGTTCGACGCTGCGTCCGCGGCCGATCGAATTCAAGGCGAAGATCGCCGCGCAGTTGAAAGAACGCGTGTGGCCGCATCTCGAAGACGGGCGCATCAAGCCGGTGGTGCATCGCGTGTTTCCGGCCGCGCAGGCGGCCGAAGCGCACACGCTGATGGAGAGCAGCACGCACGTCGGCAAAATCGTGCTGAGCTGGGGTCAGGACGCGTGA
- a CDS encoding NADH-quinone oxidoreductase subunit A, whose protein sequence is MNLAAYFPVLLFLIVGTGLGVALVSIGKILGPNKPDTEKNAPYECGFEAFEDARMKFDVRYYLVAILFIIFDLETAFLFPWGVALRDIGWPGFMAMMIFLLEFLLGFAYIWKKGGLDWE, encoded by the coding sequence TTGAACCTCGCAGCCTATTTCCCCGTCTTGCTGTTCCTCATTGTGGGCACCGGTTTAGGCGTAGCACTGGTCAGCATTGGTAAAATCCTCGGTCCTAACAAGCCCGACACCGAGAAAAACGCACCGTACGAGTGCGGCTTCGAAGCATTCGAAGATGCGCGCATGAAGTTTGACGTGCGCTATTACCTCGTCGCCATTCTCTTCATCATTTTCGACCTTGAAACCGCGTTCCTGTTCCCGTGGGGCGTCGCCTTGCGCGACATCGGCTGGCCCGGTTTCATGGCAATGATGATTTTCCTGCTCGAATTCCTGCTGGGCTTCGCCTATATCTGGAAGAAAGGCGGCCTCGACTGGGAATGA
- the rpsO gene encoding 30S ribosomal protein S15 — MSAVETSKKSDVVAQFARAANDTGSPEVQVALLTTRINELTLHFKAHTKDHHSRRGLLRMVSRRRKLLDYLKGKDADRYRTLIEKLGLRK, encoded by the coding sequence ATGTCCGCAGTTGAAACAAGCAAGAAGTCCGACGTCGTTGCGCAATTCGCACGCGCAGCTAACGACACCGGCTCCCCCGAAGTTCAGGTCGCGCTGCTCACGACCCGCATCAACGAACTGACGCTCCACTTCAAGGCTCACACGAAAGATCACCACAGCCGCCGCGGTCTGCTGCGCATGGTGAGCCGCCGTCGTAAGCTGCTCGACTACCTGAAGGGTAAGGACGCTGATCGTTACCGCACGCTGATCGAGAAGCTGGGTCTGCGTAAGTAA
- a CDS encoding NADH-quinone oxidoreductase subunit C has product MASKLETLKANLEAAFSGLLLSTTEAIGELTIVVKASDYLNVATRLRDDRSLGFEQCVDLCGVDYQTYGEGAYDGPRFAAVLHLLSVQNNWRLRLRVFAPDDEVPILPSVVDIWNSVNWYEREAFDLYGIVFEGHPDLRRILTDYGFIGHPFRKDFPVSGYVEMRYDPEEKRVVYQPVTIEPREITPRVIREDRYGGLKH; this is encoded by the coding sequence ATGGCAAGCAAACTCGAGACCCTGAAAGCGAACCTCGAGGCGGCCTTCAGCGGCCTCCTGTTGAGCACGACCGAGGCAATCGGTGAGTTGACGATCGTCGTGAAGGCAAGCGACTACCTCAACGTGGCAACCCGTCTGCGCGACGACCGCTCGCTCGGTTTCGAGCAATGCGTCGATCTGTGCGGCGTCGATTATCAGACCTACGGCGAAGGCGCTTACGACGGTCCGCGTTTCGCGGCCGTGCTGCATTTGTTGTCGGTGCAGAACAATTGGCGTCTGCGTCTGCGCGTGTTCGCACCGGACGACGAAGTGCCGATTCTCCCCTCGGTCGTCGACATCTGGAATTCGGTCAACTGGTATGAGCGCGAAGCTTTCGACCTGTACGGCATCGTCTTCGAAGGCCACCCAGATCTGCGCCGCATCCTGACCGACTACGGTTTCATTGGTCACCCGTTCCGTAAAGATTTCCCTGTCTCCGGCTACGTCGAAATGCGTTACGACCCGGAAGAGAAGCGCGTCGTCTATCAGCCTGTGACGATCGAGCCGCGGGAAATCACGCCGCGCGTGATCCGCGAGGATCGCTATGGCGGTCTGAAACACTAA
- the nuoE gene encoding NADH-quinone oxidoreductase subunit NuoE: MISAEGLKEIDRAIAKYPADQKQSAVMSALATAQEEHGWLSPELMQFVADYLGMPAVAVQEVATFYTMYETAPVGKYKITLCTNLPCQLGPDGGADNAADYLKQKLGIDFGETTADGKFTLKEGECMGSCGDAPVMLVNNHRMCSFMSRAKIDQLLEELSK, encoded by the coding sequence ATGATCTCAGCTGAAGGCCTGAAAGAAATCGATCGTGCGATCGCGAAGTATCCCGCCGATCAGAAACAGTCCGCCGTGATGTCGGCGCTGGCTACTGCTCAGGAAGAGCATGGCTGGCTGTCGCCCGAACTCATGCAGTTCGTCGCGGACTATCTCGGCATGCCGGCAGTCGCCGTGCAGGAGGTCGCTACCTTCTACACGATGTACGAGACTGCGCCGGTCGGCAAATACAAGATCACGCTCTGCACGAACCTGCCGTGCCAGCTCGGCCCGGACGGCGGTGCGGACAACGCGGCTGACTATCTGAAGCAGAAGCTCGGCATCGACTTCGGCGAAACCACGGCCGACGGCAAGTTCACCCTGAAAGAGGGTGAGTGCATGGGTTCGTGCGGCGACGCGCCGGTGATGCTGGTGAACAACCATCGCATGTGCAGCTTCATGAGCCGCGCGAAGATCGACCAGCTGCTCGAGGAACTTTCAAAATGA
- the secG gene encoding preprotein translocase subunit SecG codes for MLYLKTLIIVVQLLSALGVIGLVLLQHGKGADMGAAFGSGASGSLFGATGSANFLSRTTAVLAAVFFVTTLTLTYLGAYRAKPSAGLLGAAVTAPIAASAAAAPAGGSAALPASAASTPATDVPK; via the coding sequence ATGCTGTATTTGAAAACATTGATTATCGTCGTTCAGCTGTTGTCGGCACTCGGGGTTATCGGCCTCGTCTTGCTGCAACACGGCAAAGGCGCCGATATGGGCGCTGCTTTCGGTAGCGGCGCATCGGGCAGTCTGTTCGGCGCGACGGGTTCGGCGAACTTTTTGTCGCGTACAACCGCCGTGCTCGCAGCGGTGTTTTTTGTCACGACGTTGACGCTGACTTACCTCGGCGCGTATCGCGCGAAGCCCTCCGCAGGCTTGCTGGGCGCGGCGGTGACTGCACCGATTGCGGCTTCCGCGGCAGCGGCACCGGCAGGTGGTTCGGCTGCATTGCCGGCATCGGCTGCGTCCACGCCGGCGACTGACGTGCCGAAATAA
- a CDS encoding NuoB/complex I 20 kDa subunit family protein, whose product MSIEGVLKEGFVTTTADKLINWTRTGSLWPMTFGLACCAVEMMHAGAARYDLDRFGVVFRPSPRQSDVMIVAGTLCNKMAPALRKVYDQMAEPRWVISMGSCANGGGYYHYSYSVVRGCDRIVPVDVYVPGCPPTAEALVYGVIQLQAKIRRTNTIARQ is encoded by the coding sequence ATGAGTATCGAAGGGGTCTTGAAGGAAGGGTTTGTCACCACCACGGCTGACAAACTGATCAACTGGACGCGCACCGGTTCGTTGTGGCCGATGACGTTCGGTCTTGCGTGTTGTGCGGTCGAGATGATGCATGCGGGCGCTGCCCGTTATGACCTTGATCGTTTCGGCGTGGTGTTTCGTCCGAGTCCGCGTCAGTCGGACGTGATGATCGTCGCCGGCACGCTGTGCAACAAGATGGCGCCGGCTCTGCGCAAGGTCTACGACCAGATGGCCGAGCCGCGCTGGGTGATTTCGATGGGCTCGTGCGCGAACGGCGGCGGCTATTACCACTACTCGTATTCGGTAGTGCGTGGCTGTGATCGCATCGTTCCGGTCGACGTCTATGTGCCGGGCTGTCCGCCCACAGCGGAGGCGCTGGTGTACGGCGTGATCCAGTTGCAGGCCAAGATTCGCCGCACCAACACAATCGCCCGTCAATAA
- a CDS encoding branched-chain amino acid ABC transporter substrate-binding protein yields MAKWQRAAAGALAIISIVAAGYAVAQTAASQAPAFAAKPATQPASKPTGGPIQLALIEGMSGPFANAGAAVERNLRFGVEQVNAQGGVKLADGAHPFELVVLDSKGSAEEALTQLRAAADRHIGYIMQGNSSAVAAALIGAIDKQNSREPANRELFLNYSADDPALTNANCSFWHFRFDAHAGMRMDALADVIQRGKAVKKVYLLNQDYSFGHDVSSLARSTLAAKRPDIAVVGDEFHPIGRVKDFAPYIAKIRASGADAVITGNWGNDLTLLVKAAREQGLDTKFYTFYGNSLGAPAALGDAGVKHVIAVADWHPNAGGVASDAWYAAFRARFPAAQDDYPVLRMPLMVETLAAAMNRAGSADPLVVAHALEGIRFDNGFLASWMRADDHQLIQPLYVMEMDKAGTPGVHFDNEGSGYGFRTVLALPSERTVPPTSCKMKRP; encoded by the coding sequence ATGGCGAAGTGGCAACGGGCGGCAGCAGGCGCGCTGGCGATAATTTCGATAGTGGCGGCGGGTTACGCGGTGGCGCAGACGGCGGCAAGTCAGGCACCCGCATTCGCAGCAAAACCCGCGACCCAGCCCGCCAGCAAACCGACCGGCGGCCCGATTCAGCTCGCGCTGATCGAAGGCATGTCCGGTCCGTTCGCGAACGCGGGCGCCGCGGTGGAGCGCAATCTGCGCTTCGGCGTCGAGCAGGTGAACGCGCAGGGCGGCGTGAAGCTCGCCGACGGCGCGCATCCGTTCGAACTGGTCGTGCTGGACAGCAAAGGCAGCGCCGAAGAGGCGCTAACGCAACTGCGCGCGGCCGCCGACCGCCATATCGGTTACATCATGCAAGGCAACAGTTCGGCGGTCGCCGCCGCGCTGATCGGCGCGATCGACAAGCAGAACAGCCGCGAGCCGGCCAACCGTGAGCTGTTCCTCAACTATTCCGCCGACGACCCCGCGTTGACCAACGCCAACTGCAGCTTCTGGCACTTCCGCTTCGACGCTCACGCGGGCATGCGCATGGATGCGCTGGCCGATGTGATCCAGCGCGGCAAGGCGGTGAAGAAGGTCTACCTGCTGAATCAGGACTACAGTTTCGGCCACGACGTCAGCAGCCTCGCGCGTTCCACGCTGGCGGCGAAGCGCCCGGATATCGCGGTGGTCGGCGACGAGTTCCATCCGATCGGCCGCGTGAAGGATTTCGCGCCGTATATCGCGAAGATCCGCGCGAGCGGCGCCGATGCGGTGATCACGGGCAACTGGGGCAACGACCTGACGCTGCTCGTCAAAGCGGCGCGCGAGCAGGGTCTGGACACGAAGTTCTACACCTTCTACGGCAACAGCCTCGGCGCGCCGGCCGCGCTCGGCGACGCCGGCGTCAAACACGTGATCGCGGTGGCCGACTGGCATCCGAACGCGGGCGGCGTAGCCTCCGACGCCTGGTACGCCGCGTTCCGGGCCCGTTTTCCGGCCGCCCAGGACGATTACCCGGTGCTGCGTATGCCGCTGATGGTCGAAACCCTGGCCGCGGCGATGAACCGTGCCGGCAGCGCCGACCCGCTGGTCGTCGCCCACGCGCTTGAGGGCATCAGGTTCGACAACGGCTTCCTCGCCTCGTGGATGCGCGCCGACGACCATCAACTGATCCAGCCGCTCTACGTGATGGAGATGGACAAAGCCGGCACACCGGGCGTGCATTTCGATAACGAAGGCTCCGGCTACGGTTTCCGCACGGTGCTGGCGCTGCCGTCCGAGCGTACCGTGCCGCCGACCAGCTGCAAGATGAAACGGCCGTAA